In Nitrospirota bacterium, the sequence GGCGACCGTCCCCACGGAGACTTTTAAGAACTGCCTACGTGACAAAAACATGGGTAACACCTCCTAAGAGTTGAGGGCTTCAATAAGCCCACGCGACTTCACCAACGCACAGCGGAAAGTTCAGACCACCCCCCTTCCTGCAGAGCGATGCAAGAAAACAGAACAATCGAATAGTTTTCGACCGACGCATCGGCCAAACTTGTCGATTTATCATGAATGCCAGGCATCATAAGTCTCCTAAGTTCGCAATATTCGCACCAAAGCCTGAAAACAATCCGTCTGAGCAAATGCGGTGTAAGTTATTGAAATATAAAGTTAATACTATATTTTATTAGTCATTTAAATCGCGACGGATCTTCACAAGTGGGTACTTGCCGTATCAACTTCTCTACTGCGAACTTCCAACATACTCTAAGCCTCAATAAATCAATGTCTTGCGTAAATCAATCGAGCGTTACCTTTCGGTAGCACTTCAGGGTGATTGTAACGAAGGTAACGGAGGAAGAATGATGTTGTTCAGGTCGCTTGACAGTCTCGTTCCTACTCAGTAGAATCCCACCCCTTGCACCGACTGTGATTGGGCGGGAATAGCTCAGTGGTAGAGCATCGCCTTGCCAAGGCGAGGGTCGCGAGTTCAAATCTCGTTTCCCGCTCCAATTTTACTGTCGGCCACGCTTCAGATACTTCCTCAAAGATATTCCATCAACAGAAACTCAAGCCTCAACACCTCTTCTTTTTCACAATTCTCTGATGGACCTAGCTCTCCGTCGAAGCGATTCAACAGCCTGCCGACACAGGTACCGCTTCGCTGTTTCACCGATGTACCGTGAAGTGATCCCAGAGAGGGAGCGCAGGACGTCCAGCAGACGGGCCTGTACTTACCGGGAGGGAACGTGCAGTGGACGCACGGCTCGCCATGCTTAATCAAAATCGTGAAAATCAGTCTATTAATTTGGCTTGTTAGTGGATTGTACGCAGGATGGATTGCAGTCGTCCTACTTGTTCAGCTGCGCGGGAAAGTTCTTCCGGTAGGAGAGGGACGCGACTAAATCGTCCCTGATAATAGAGGGCGGTCACGTCCGCCACCATAGGCCCGGCCGCCGCCCATTTCTGCTCCACTTGTCTGGAGAATTCAGCGGCAGTAGCGGCTGGAAGCTTGGCCATGCCCTTCTTCTCCAACGTACGAAGCATGCGGGCATAGAGCTGTACGATCGCATGCTGTGAGGGTGCAATCGAGAGATGCATACTGGCCCAGAGGCCTATCCTGTCCCGGAGCATAAGCAGGAGCAAGGCCAAGCCAACCACCACCATTCCCGTAATAAGTTCCAACACCCCCGGCTGGACGATTCGGGATATGCGCGCCAGCCGATTGAGTACATGGCCTATTGGAGTACTCAACGCCGAAATCCAGCCACTCACTCTCTCACGCAATGCGTCACTGCTTTCTCGAACTCCGTGAACAACTGCCAATTGATCCTTCCCGCTATAACGAACGAATAAACGATCCCACTGTAATCGAAAGGATTCCCCAAATCGTCGAATAGACTCCCATCGAGAGGTCCCACCCGCTGCACTGACGCTGGGCGTAGGATCCATCGTGACCCAACCTGATTGCGGAAAGTAGACCTCAACCCAGGCATGCGCGTCCCGTTGGCGCACAGTGAAGTACCCTCCAAACTCGTTCCATTCTGTGGCCAGAAATCCTGTCACCAGTCGCGCGGGAATCCCTATCGTACGTAGCATCATGACCATCGCAGTTGCGTAATGCTCGCAGTATCCCGTTTTACGTACGAATAGAAATTCATCGAGCGGATGACTCAGCGTTGCCGTATCGGCCTCAAGGCTGTACCGATAGTTTTCCAAAAGATGCTGCTGGATCGCGAGCGTTTGTCCAAATGGGGTCGAGACCTGCTGAACGACCCGATGCGCTAGGTCAGCAACCTGCTGTGACTCTACGGGAACTTGGAGGTAGCGGGAACGAATTGCGTCTGGATAGGCCAGAGCCATCGCGGCCCGGTCACCTGCAACGAGCTGCGGAATCTGAGAGGTGACGGAGTATCGTGAACGAGAAGAAGGAGAAAGAGGCAAGTGTAGGCCACTCATGCCATCAACCTGTACGGCGGGAAAATCGCCGCTCACAAGTTCCGCGAATGGGGCGGCAAATAGGATTGGGGTATCGAGCGTTTCCAGCAAAATATCTTGGCGGATCGCCACAGACAGGCTGTCCGGAGGACGGCTGCCAGCTGGGCGAGCAAGGAACACCCCATCCGCCACGAGACTCAACGAACGGCGTCTGGTTCCGCTATGGCTCCACGATCGTCCATTGTATTGATCGTACGCGAGGCCTCGCAAGTAGAGTCGATCTTTCGCAATAGTCGGTTGGTCAGGCAATTCAACTCGCATGACGATCTGAGGGTCCTGTTTGACAGACCCAATCGTCCCCAGGTCAACCCGATCGGAAAATCCTGTCGTCCGCAGAGCTTCCCCATGTGTTTTTTGTATGACGCCGGCCCCGATACGAGGGATCACAAAAAAAATGGCAAATGTCAGACCAATCGTCATGACAGCGGTTCCGTTCGTCAACCAAAAGAAGCGGTGCGTGATCCTGCTCGGGCATGTTGCGTGACAGGCTGCCATGCTTGTGGGTATGACGACGGCAGAGGCTTCGACCTTTTCCTGGGTCAAGTGATACAGCAAGAGTGTCCAGACCGCCCCAAGCAGATACAGCAGAAAAATCGGCAGGTACCACGCATCGGTTGTGAGTGCGGCGGAGGCCAAGATTGCCATGAGGCTGATGGCATAGAGGTGCCGATAATCACACCGCTGTTGAAGGGTGAGCAACTTGATGCCCAATAACATGACCAAGAAATGGATACCAGCCGGGAGAAGATCTTGTGATACCACTGTCAGATCGATGAGAAATATGACAAAGGCACCGATCAACAGAACGTTCCACATGGCTGGGGAGACCGTGACCTGTGCCATCGCACGCCGAACGAAAGCAATCCCTCCCGCATCACACAATGTGATGATGAGGATGATCGCCGTCGGAAGGGCGATCCAGAGGGGGACACTTTGCGCAAACACCAGTCCGCTGAACGCGATGATGGCGAGGAGGACGGAGCTGAGCTTAAAGGCTTGATCAAAAGGCATGGGTTAATTCTTCGAGTTGCGCCGCGTGGAGCACTCGATCCGCCTGTACCATACTGGAAGATGCCACCTGCTCCGACCAGGGGACAACCGCCACCGTATAACCTCGGTCGGCTTCGTGAGGTAGCGAGAGGTACTCGCCGCCCTGGTTAGCCTCGCTCGTTTCAGGTGGATGCCGTTCGCAAAGCGCCAACAGGCGTAGCATCGCAAAGAGATGGGCGGATCCGGATCCGAGCCCCGAATCCTCCCTCCCAACGATCAGTCGCACGGGGTATGCCCGTTCAGTCAGTTGCCAGAGGAGCGATGCGACGAATGTCACGCTTCGTTCGAATAGCGGTTCGCTTTCGTCGGGAGCCACGATTGAAAGAGCGACCAGGATGCGGCGCTGATCTTCCGCTTCGGTTTCCCGCACGATGAGCTGGGATGTGCGGGCGGTCGTCATCCAATGAATGGATCGCGAGTCATCGCCCGGTTGATAGAGGCGTAAGTTGTAGAGTTGTGTCCCATGTCCTCGTCGAGAGAGAGACTCTCCTTGCCCTTCGCTGACCAATTCATCCATGAATCGCAGGGCGAGTGGCTTGATGGGAGGACTGACGAGCAGGTGCGCTTCCGTGGCGTAAAACCCTTTCTTGAGAAATAACCCGAATGGAAATAGCGTCTGCGCCCGGATACCTTCAAACCGAAGCCAGCCCCGTTTTGTCGCCAGCAGTGGGTAGGATAGGAGCATCGAGCTCTGTGCGGGGAGGTGGTGAATGGCGAGCCCTCGATCGACATCCTGGCCTTCGACAACATCAAGCAAACGCAGGGAAAAGCTGGGCAGGTGTCGATGCCGGTTGGCGACCGAGAGCGTGAGAGTGGTCGGCTCATTGGCCATGATGAGATCGGGCACATGCCGGCGAATTTCTAAACGGCGAAGACAATGCTCAGAGAGCAGTCCCGATACCACGATGAGGCTGAGCATCATCGCCAGCAGTAAGTAAAATAGATTGTTGCCGGTGTTAATGGCGGCAAGCCCGATCCCGAATGTAAACAGAAGAAACCTGGTCCCTTCGGGCGTCAGACGAATCGACCGCCGACGGGCCAGACCTCGCAGGGACGAAAAGACCGAAGAGACGTGGAGATTCAGGAGTGCCTGCATCACGCATTCACCTCACCCAGTTGGCAAACAGCAGGATGCTCAAAAAGACCGTCCAGCAAGGCCCCGGCGAGTGAAGGCCCAAGGCATACACTCGGGGTACGTTGAGGGCCTGAGCGATGCGAGAACGAAGCTGGCGGGCCTTTCCTAGCATCCTGCTAGACGGGGACGGAAACGGTCTCAACGATATCGAGGACCATGCGCTCAGCCTGTTCGAAGCTCTGGGTCCGCATCCCATGGGTCCGATTCAGCATGACACGGTGAGACAGCACGATCGGCGCGAGCTCCTTGATGTCGTCAGGAAGGCAATAGTCGCGTCCCCGGACGACCGCCAGTGCCTTGGCAGCCTTGCTCAGCGCTAGCGCTCCGCGGGTGCTGACGCCCAGAGAAAGAAGCTCACTCTGACGGGTCGCTTGCACAATCGCGAGCAGATAGTCCGTCAAGCCCTCTTCCATATGCACTTGATCGACGCGGGCCTGTAATACCAATACCTCGTGAGCCGTCAACACCGCGTCCAATGTTTCAGCCGGATGCAACGAATGTGGCCGATCGAGCACTTTCCGCTCTTCCTCAAGCGAGGGGTATCCAATAGAGAGGCGCATCAGAAACCTATCAAGTTGAGATTCCGGAAGGGGAAATGTCCCATGATATTCGGCAGGGTTCTGCGTCGCGATGACCATAAATGGCTGCTCAAGCGGATGGGTCTGATTATCGACGGAAATCTGAGCCTCGCTCATCGCTTCCAGAAGACTGCTCTGAGTCTTCGGCGTGGTGCGATTAATCTCGTCGGCCAGTACAACATTGGCAAAGATTGGACCCGGTATGAACTCGAACCCCTGTTTTTGCCGATTGAACATGGAGACGCCGACGATGTCGGAGGGCAAGAGATCGCTGGTGAA encodes:
- a CDS encoding DUF3488 and transglutaminase-like domain-containing protein translates to MPFDQAFKLSSVLLAIIAFSGLVFAQSVPLWIALPTAIILIITLCDAGGIAFVRRAMAQVTVSPAMWNVLLIGAFVIFLIDLTVVSQDLLPAGIHFLVMLLGIKLLTLQQRCDYRHLYAISLMAILASAALTTDAWYLPIFLLYLLGAVWTLLLYHLTQEKVEASAVVIPTSMAACHATCPSRITHRFFWLTNGTAVMTIGLTFAIFFVIPRIGAGVIQKTHGEALRTTGFSDRVDLGTIGSVKQDPQIVMRVELPDQPTIAKDRLYLRGLAYDQYNGRSWSHSGTRRRSLSLVADGVFLARPAGSRPPDSLSVAIRQDILLETLDTPILFAAPFAELVSGDFPAVQVDGMSGLHLPLSPSSRSRYSVTSQIPQLVAGDRAAMALAYPDAIRSRYLQVPVESQQVADLAHRVVQQVSTPFGQTLAIQQHLLENYRYSLEADTATLSHPLDEFLFVRKTGYCEHYATAMVMMLRTIGIPARLVTGFLATEWNEFGGYFTVRQRDAHAWVEVYFPQSGWVTMDPTPSVSAAGGTSRWESIRRFGESFRLQWDRLFVRYSGKDQLAVVHGVRESSDALRERVSGWISALSTPIGHVLNRLARISRIVQPGVLELITGMVVVGLALLLLMLRDRIGLWASMHLSIAPSQHAIVQLYARMLRTLEKKGMAKLPAATAAEFSRQVEQKWAAAGPMVADVTALYYQGRFSRVPLLPEELSRAAEQVGRLQSILRTIH
- a CDS encoding DUF58 domain-containing protein, which codes for MQALLNLHVSSVFSSLRGLARRRSIRLTPEGTRFLLFTFGIGLAAINTGNNLFYLLLAMMLSLIVVSGLLSEHCLRRLEIRRHVPDLIMANEPTTLTLSVANRHRHLPSFSLRLLDVVEGQDVDRGLAIHHLPAQSSMLLSYPLLATKRGWLRFEGIRAQTLFPFGLFLKKGFYATEAHLLVSPPIKPLALRFMDELVSEGQGESLSRRGHGTQLYNLRLYQPGDDSRSIHWMTTARTSQLIVRETEAEDQRRILVALSIVAPDESEPLFERSVTFVASLLWQLTERAYPVRLIVGREDSGLGSGSAHLFAMLRLLALCERHPPETSEANQGGEYLSLPHEADRGYTVAVVPWSEQVASSSMVQADRVLHAAQLEELTHAF
- a CDS encoding MoxR family ATPase; translated protein: MSSVHTIRAIQDNIGLVIKGKAHVIEMAVVCLLARGHLLLEDVPGVGKTTLAHSLARSLDCSFKRIQFTSDLLPSDIVGVSMFNRQKQGFEFIPGPIFANVVLADEINRTTPKTQSSLLEAMSEAQISVDNQTHPLEQPFMVIATQNPAEYHGTFPLPESQLDRFLMRLSIGYPSLEEERKVLDRPHSLHPAETLDAVLTAHEVLVLQARVDQVHMEEGLTDYLLAIVQATRQSELLSLGVSTRGALALSKAAKALAVVRGRDYCLPDDIKELAPIVLSHRVMLNRTHGMRTQSFEQAERMVLDIVETVSVPV